Genomic segment of Streptosporangium sp. NBC_01755:
CCTGGTGTTCTCGGCCTTCCAGCTCACTTTCGCGATCATCACCGTCGCGCTGATCAGCGGTGCCATCGCCGACCGCGCCAAGTTCGGCGCCTGGGTGCTGTTCACCATCGTCTGGGCGACCATTGTCTACTTCCCCGTGGCCCACTGGGTCTGGGGCAACGGCTGGCTGTTCAGCCTCGGTATCGAGGACTTCGCCGGTGGCACCGTGGTCCACATCAACGCCGGAGCCGCGGCCCTGGCCCTCGCGCTCGTGCTCGGCAAGCGCGCCGGCTGGCGCAAGGAGCCGATGCGGCCGCACAACCTGACCCTGGTCCTGCTCGGCGCCGGTCTCCTGTGGTTCGGCTGGTTCGGTTTCAACGCGGGCTCCGAGCTCGCGGTGGACGGCACCGCCGGCCTGGCGTTCATGAACACCCAGATCGCCACCGCCGCCGCCGCGGGTGCCTGGCTCGTGGTCGAGAAGATCCGCGACGGTCACGCCACCAGCCTCGGTGTCGCCTCCGGTGCCGTCGCCGGTCTGGTCGCCGTCACCCCGGCCTGTGGTTTCGTGGACCCCTGGGCGGCTCTCATCCTCGGCCTCGTCGCCGGTGCGGCCTGCGCCTATGCGGTGGGCCTGAAGTACAAGTTCGGCTACGACGACTCCCTCGACGTGGTCGGCGTGCACCTGGTCGGCGGTGTGATCGGCGCTGTCTCCCTGGGCTTCATCGCCGCCTACCCGTTCCTGGAGCAGCAGAGCACCGGCCTCCTCTACGGCGGCGGCATCAAGCAGCTGGGCCTGCAGATTCTCGGCCCGGTCGCGGTCGGCGCGTACTCCTTCATCATCACCTGGATCATCGCGAAGATCATCGACAAGACGATGGGCTTCCGGATCGGTGCCGAGGAAGAGATCGCCGGCGTCGACATCACCTCCCACGCCGAGACCGGTTACGACCTCGGTACCATCCACTCCTCAGGTGTGGCCGCCGTCAACGGTCCGGCTCCCACCCCGGCGTCTAAGAAGGTCGACGCATGAGACTCATCACCGCGATCATCAAACCGTTCAAACTCGACGACGTGAAGGCGGCCCTGGAGCAGTTCGGGGTCAAGGGCATGACGGTCAGCGAGGCCAGCGGCTACGGCCGCCAGCGCGGCCACACCGAGGTCTACCGCGGTGCCGAGTACCAGGTCGACCTGGTGCCCAAGGTTCGCCTCGAAGTGCTCACCGAGGAGGACGACGCCGAGGACGTCATCGACGTCATCGTCAAGGCCGCGCAGACCGGCAAGATCGGCGACGGCAAGGTCTGGTCCGTTCCGGTGGACACGGTGATCCGCGTCCGCACCGGGGAACGCGGACCTGAGGCGCTCTAACCGGTGAGAGGCGACACTCGCTCGTACGCCGCGGCCCGTAAGGAACGGGCCGCGGACATCGACCGCTGGCTGACAGACCTGGTCAGGACCGCCTGCGGCACGCCGTACGGGCACAACGGGGGAACGACGAGAAACGACGAGCGCGGCGCCCTCAGTGGAGTCGCGCTCGTCGCGGTCGGGAGCCTGGGCCGCTCGGAGCTCGCGCCGGGCAGCGACCTTGACCTGGTCCTGCTCCACGACGGGCGAGATGACGTGGCGCGTATCGCCGACCGCATCTGGTATCCGATCTGGGACTCCGGGATCGGCCTCGACCACTCGGTGCGGACCGTGGACGAGGCGGCGAGGGTGGCCGGGGAGGACCTCAAGGCGGTCCTCGGGTTGATCCAGGCCCGGCACGTGGCGGGAGACCAGGAGCTGACGCGGTCGGCGCGCGAGGTCGTGCTCGCCGAGTGGCGGGCCGACTCCCGGCGCCGCCTGGGCGAGCTGCGCGACGCCGCAGACAAGCGTGCGGAGGCGAGCGGGGAGCTGGCGTTCCTCCTCGAACCCGACATCAAGGATTCCCGCGGCGGCATCCGTGACGTGCAGGCGATGCAGGCCGTGGCTGCGGCCTGGGTCGCCTCGGCTCCCGGCCCGCGAGTCCGCGAGGCCTACGAGCTGCTGCTCGACATCCGGCACGGCCTGCACCTGGTGACCGCCCGAGGCGTCGACCGGCTGGTGCTCCAGGAGCAGGACGCGGTCGCCGGGATCCTCGGCCTGCTCGACGCCGAGGCGCTGATGCGCAGGCTCGCCGAGGCCGCCAGGACGATCGGGCACGCCTTCGACGCCACCTGGCGCACCGTCGACCGGCTGCTGACCGGTCCCACCCCCCGTGGCCGCCGCCCGCTCGCCGACGGAGTCGTCGAGCACGGCGGAGAGGTCGTGCTGGCCCGCGGGGTCAACCCCCGCAAGGACCCGACCCTCGTGCTGCGCGCCGCCGCCGCCGCCGCAGAGGCGGGACTGCCGCTGGCACCCGCCACGGTCACCACGCTGGCGGCCCAGTCGCCACCACTCCCCGTGCCCTGGCCGGACGAGGCGCGCGATGCCCTGGTGGCCCTGCTGGGCGCCGGGCGCGCGGCCGTGCCGGTCTGGGAGGAGCTGGACCAGGCGGGAGTGCTGGTCCGCCTGCTGCCCGACTGGGAGCGGGTGCGGCACCGCCCGCAGCGCAACCCGGTGCACCGCTACACGGTCGACCGGCACCTGATCGAGGCCGCGGCCGGGGCCGCCTCGTTCACCCGCGAGGTCTCCCGGCCCGATCTGCTGCTCATATCGGCGCTCCTGCACGACATCGGTAAGGGATATCCCGGCGACCACTCCACCACCGGCGCCGTCGTCGCCCGCGACATCGGGACCCGGATGGGCCTGCCCCCGGCGGACGTCGACACCCTGGAGACCGTGGTCCGCCATCACCTCCTGCTGCCCGAGACGGCCACCCGCCGCGACCTGGACGACCCGGTGACGATCTCCCGGGTGGCCGAGGCCGTCGGTACGCGCGAGGTCCTCGAACTGCTGGCGGCCCTCGCCGTGGCCGACGGCCACGCCACCGGGCCCGCCGCCTGGAACTCGTGGAAGGCCTCGCTGGTCACCGATCTGGTACGCCGGGTCCGTTCGGTGCTCTCGGGCACCCCGCTGCGGCCCGCGCCCTCGCTCTCGGTGGAGCAGGCGTCCCTGGCCCGCCACGGCGGAGGCGCCGTACGGATCAACGGGGGAGCGGTCACCGTGGTCGCGCCGGACCGCGCCGGGCTGCTCTGGCGTGCGGCCGGGGTGCTGGCCGCGCACCGGATGGTGGTCCGCGCCGCGTCGGCCGCTTCGGCGGGGGCGACCGCCGTGATCGAGTTCTCGGTCGTCCCCGAGTACGGCTCGCCGCCCGACCCCGCGACGCTGGAGGCGGACCTGCGGCTGGTCCTGGCCGGCCGCCTCGACATCGAGCAGCGTCTCTCCAGGAGGAGCAGGTCGCTGCGCCCGACCCGGGTGCCGGTGGCGCCGCCCAGGGTGAACCTGCTGGACGACGCGTCGAACACCGCGACGGTCATCGAGGTGCGAGCCCATGACCGTCCGGGACTTTTGTGGCGCATTGGTAGAGCGTTTGGTGAATGTGGCCTTGACGTACGGGCTGCCCGTGTGGAGACTCTCGGCGCAGAGGTGGTGGACGTCTTCTACGTGGTCGACAGAGCCGGCCGCCCGCTGACCGACGAGGTCCAGCGAGCTCAGATACGCGACCAGGTGCTGGCTGCCCTGCGGTAGCCGTGGATGATCGCTTTTGTCGCCTTCGTAACAATCAAAGGTGATATGTCGGTTTTGTCGACTCTCTCACGTGACCTTGTGGTCTGATGTTGTCCACCTGTGTCGTGATTGAGGGGTAGCGAGAGCTTTGGCGACGGCGACATCCGAGAGCGGGGGTGCTTCGGCACCCGACCGTGGCAAGCGGCCTGCCGCCCGGTTCGGCCTGAGGAACTGGCGTGTCCGTTCGCGTCTGACGGCTCTGATCCTGGTGCCGACCACGGTGGGTGTCCTGCTTGCCGGTACGCGCGTGGTGGCCTCCGTCGACAGCGTCGCCGGATACCAGCGGACCGCCGCCGCGGCGGAGTACTCCGGCGGCCTCCGGGATCTGGCCCAGGCGCTTGGATTGGAACGTGACCGAGGCGCCTGGGCGTCGTTCCAGCCCTCGAACAAGGGGTTGGAAGAGAGCGAGGAAGCCCAGCGGAAGGTGGTCGACGCGCTGGTCAAGAAGGTGCTGCTGGAGGTCCAGGCGATAGACGACTCCTACGGGTCCCGAACCGTCGAGGCGGCCAAGAGCGTCGCCTACCAGCTGGAGGGCATTTCCGAGCTGCGCCGCCTGCCGGGCACGACCCGTGTGGAACGTTACAGCCACATGATCGCCCCGCTGCTCAAGCTCCATGAGGAGCTCACACTGGTCAGTGACGATTCGGAGATCATCGGCAACGCCCGCGCGCTGAGCGCCCTGGCGTACGCCAAGGAGGAGGTCTCCAGGCAGCGCGCCCGCCTGCTGGCCGGTTACTACGCGCCCTCGCTGATCAATCCGCAGGAGATCGAGAAGTTCATCGCCTCCCGTTCCCGCATGAACGAGTTCGAGGCGGACTTCAGCGTCGAGGCGAGCCCGGCCAACAGCTCGCTTCTCGTCACCTCCATGATCGACGAAAGGGTGCACCGGGCCGAGCTGACCAAGTCCAGGGCGATCGTGCTCGCCGGCGACCCCCGTTACACCGGGCGGCTGCTGCCGGGTTCCAACGAGGTCAAGCAGTGGTTCTCGGACAACACCGCGGTCCTCGACCTGATGCGGAAGGTCGAGACCAAGGTCGCCGGTGACGTGGTCGCCAGGGCACGGGCGCTGGAGGACACCGAGCAGCGCACCGCGATCATCACATCGGCTCTGATCCTGCTCCTGCTCCTGTTGGTGCTCGGCCTCACCGTCGTCATCGCCCGCTCGATGGTGACGCCGCTGCGCCGCCTGCGAGCCGAGGCGCTGGAGGTCGCGGGCTTCAGGCTTCCCGAGGTCGTGCAACGGCTGCGGGTCTCCGGCGACACCAGGACACCCGACATCGCCCCCATCTCGGTCGAGACCACCGACGAGATCGGCGAGGTGGCCAAGGCCTTCGACGAGGTCCACCGGCAGGCCGTGCGCCTGGCCGCCGAGGAGTCCGAGCTCCGTTCCAACATCAGCGCGATGTTCGTCAACCTGTCGCGTCGCACGCAGACCCTGGTCGAGCGGCAGATCTCGCTGATCGACGGCCTGGAGAAGGGGGAGGAGGACGGCGGCCGCCTGGCCGACCTGTTCAGGCTCGACCACCTGGCCACCCGTATGCGGCGCAACTCCGAGAACCTCCTGGTCCTCGCCGGTCACGAGCCGCCCCGCAGGCGCAGCCGGCCCGCCAAACTCGTCGACGTCGTGCGCGCCTCCCTATCCGAGGTGGAGGACTACGAGCGGGTCCAGGTCAAGGTGCACCGTACGATCTCGGTCGCGGGCAGTGCCGCCAACGACATCGTGCACCTGGTCGCGGAGCTGGTGGAGAACGCCGTCCAGTTCTCTCCCCGGGCCAGCCGGGTCGTGGTCTCCAGCAGCGCGATCGAGGGCGGTGGCGCGCTGCTCGCGGTCAGCGACCCGGGTATCGGCATGACCCACGAGGAACTGGTCGAGACGAACCGCAGGCTGGCGGATCCGCCCGTCGTCGACGTCTCGGTGTCGCGGCGCATGGGCCTGTTCGTGGTCGGCCGCCTGGCGCTGCGCCACGGCATCCGGGTGCAGTTGCGCCCGCAGGAGGGCGGTGGCCTCGTCGCCATGGTGCTGTTCCCGCCCGAGATCCTCGTGCAGGAGGTCCAGCCGGTGCAGACGCCCTCCTGGGGGACGGAGCAGGCGGTCTCGCGGGACTTCTCCGCCCAGGCGCCCACCGGCGGTCCGCCCGTCCAGCGGCCCTCGTACGGACAGGCCCAGCCCTCATTCGGGCAGTCCTCGTTCGGACAGGCCCAGCCCTCGTTCGAGCAGTCCTCGTTCGGACAGGGGCAGTCCTCGTTCGGGCAGAGCTCGTTCGGACAGGGTTCGTTCGGGCAGGCGTCCATCCCGGACGCACCCTCGTTCGGTTCGACCTCGCTGCCCGGTGACCATACCGCTCCGGGACGGCAGGACTCCGCCGGTCACATCGACTCGTCAGGTGCTCCGGCAGGTGGCGCGCCACTGCCCAAGCGCCAGGTCGGCGGGATGAAAGGCAACGGGGGTGTCTCCGCTCCCGGCTCCCCCTCCCGGGGAGAGTCCTCATACGAGCACGAGTACGAGTACGAGTACGAGTACGAGTACGAGGGGCCGGCGGCTGGGACGATGCCCACGGTGGGCGTCTCCCCGCTCGAACCCGAGCAGGAGGAGTACCTGCCCATCTTCGCCTCGGTCGAGTCGGCCTGGTTCCGCCGCGCGGACGGGCCGGGTGAGCAGAAGGACGGGCCGGTGGAAGACAAGGTGCCCACGTCCTCCGCACCGGTGAGCAGGTCCGGAGAGCCGGAGGCGGCCTGGGCGGAGGAGTCCATGCCCCCGGCGGGCGCGGAGGCGGGCGACCCGGACGGCTGGGACACCCCCTCCGACGTCGGCTGGCAGGCCGCCCAGGCGGTGAGTGCCCCCACCCTCGGCGGGATCACCGCCGCGGGCCTGCCCAAGCGCATTCCAAGGGCGAATCTCGTACCGGGCACGGCCGCTCCCACGCCGTCCAGCCCGATGCCGTCGCCGTCCCCGGACAGGGTGCGCAACCGTCTGACGAGTTTTCAGCAGGGGGTGCGACGAGGTCGCGCCGAAGTGGCCGAAGCCACTACCGGGAGCCTTATGGACAAGGAGGAGGGCTCGTGACGACCCTGAGTCATGAGGCACGCAGGTTCGACTGGCTGATCACCGAGTTCGTCCGCGGCACACCCGGTGTCGCGCACGCGGTGTGCGTCTCCGCCGACGGGCTGAGGGTCGCCGGCTCGGAAGGGTTTCCGGCCGACAGGGCCGACCAGCTCGCCGCGGTCGCGGCGGGTCTCCTCAGCCTGACCGTGGGTGCCTCCCGCGTGTTCGACGGAGGTTCCGTCACCCAGACCGTGGTCGAGATGGAGCGCGGACTGTTGCTGGTCATGGCGATCAGCGACGGTTCCGCGCTCGCCGTGCTGGCCTCTCCCGACTGCGACATGGGTCTGGTGGCGTACCAGATGACCCTGCTCGTCGAGCGGGCCGGTCAGGTGCTCACCCCCGCGCTCCGTGCCGAGCTGCAGTCTTTCCGGGGCCGGTAGTGACCGGGTCCGTGTCGGGGTCGTCCGTGGGGAGGCCGGTGCGCGGGATTGACGGAACCGAGGACGACGAGCCCCTGTTCCGTCCGTACACCGTCACCGGTGGCAGGTCGGAGCCCCGTTTCCACCTGGCGATGGAGACGTTGGTCTCCTCTTCCTTCATCATGGAGGAGGACCTGGCTCTGCTCAGCCCCGAGCAGGATGCGATCATCAGGCTCTGTCGCTCGTATCGTTCCGTGGCTGAGATCTCGGCTCTGCTGAGGGTCCCGCTCGGCGTGGCCCGCGTTCTGGTGGCGGATATGGTCGACGAGGGTTTCGTCCGCATCCACCAGCCACGTCTCAACGGGGGACAACCGGATCTCAACATGCTGGAAAGGGTGCTCAGTGGACTTCGCAGGCTCTAGCCGCGGCGGCGGCCTGACATCGACGAAAATCGTTGTCGCGGGGGGATTCGGTGTCGGTAAGACCACGTTCGTGGGGGCGGTGTCGGAGATCCTGCCGCTGACCACGGAGGCGGTGATGACCGACGCCAGCGCCGGGATCGACGATCTCGACCTCACACCGAACAAGACCACCACCACGGTCGCGATGGACTTCGGCCGTCTCTCGCTGGACCGCGACCTGATCCTGTACCTGTTCGGCACGCCCGGCCAGCACCGGTTCTGGTTCATGTGGGACGACCTGGTCCGCGGCGCGATCGGCGCGGTGGTCCTGATCGACACCCGGCGACTGGCCGAGGGCTTTCCCGCGATCGACTACTTCGAGGAGGCCAAGCTCCCCTTCGTGGTCGGTATCAACGGCTGGAACGGGGAGTTCCCGCACAACGAGGACGAGGTGCGGGAGGCTCTGACGCTGGCCCCGCACATTCCCGTCGTGCGGACCGACGCCCGCTCCCGCGACTCCGTCAAAGGCACGCTGATCACTCTGGTCGAGCATGTTCTGCGGGTCCGCGCGGCCTACGGCACGTCTGCGTAGCCCCTGCCGCATCCGGGTGGGTTCGTGGTCCGCGACCATCTCGTAGGTGAATAAAACCGGTATTCCATCCGTAGTTGGAGCTCCAGATTCCAGTCACCGCTTCGCCAGGAATACGCATTTATTGAGCTGTGTTCGCTTGGCCCCATAGGTCGATATGTGCTCGAATTGCCGAGAACCGCAGGAAATTCGACCGGTG
This window contains:
- a CDS encoding [protein-PII] uridylyltransferase, giving the protein MRGDTRSYAAARKERAADIDRWLTDLVRTACGTPYGHNGGTTRNDERGALSGVALVAVGSLGRSELAPGSDLDLVLLHDGRDDVARIADRIWYPIWDSGIGLDHSVRTVDEAARVAGEDLKAVLGLIQARHVAGDQELTRSAREVVLAEWRADSRRRLGELRDAADKRAEASGELAFLLEPDIKDSRGGIRDVQAMQAVAAAWVASAPGPRVREAYELLLDIRHGLHLVTARGVDRLVLQEQDAVAGILGLLDAEALMRRLAEAARTIGHAFDATWRTVDRLLTGPTPRGRRPLADGVVEHGGEVVLARGVNPRKDPTLVLRAAAAAAEAGLPLAPATVTTLAAQSPPLPVPWPDEARDALVALLGAGRAAVPVWEELDQAGVLVRLLPDWERVRHRPQRNPVHRYTVDRHLIEAAAGAASFTREVSRPDLLLISALLHDIGKGYPGDHSTTGAVVARDIGTRMGLPPADVDTLETVVRHHLLLPETATRRDLDDPVTISRVAEAVGTREVLELLAALAVADGHATGPAAWNSWKASLVTDLVRRVRSVLSGTPLRPAPSLSVEQASLARHGGGAVRINGGAVTVVAPDRAGLLWRAAGVLAAHRMVVRAASAASAGATAVIEFSVVPEYGSPPDPATLEADLRLVLAGRLDIEQRLSRRSRSLRPTRVPVAPPRVNLLDDASNTATVIEVRAHDRPGLLWRIGRAFGECGLDVRAARVETLGAEVVDVFYVVDRAGRPLTDEVQRAQIRDQVLAALR
- a CDS encoding roadblock/LC7 domain-containing protein, with translation MTTLSHEARRFDWLITEFVRGTPGVAHAVCVSADGLRVAGSEGFPADRADQLAAVAAGLLSLTVGASRVFDGGSVTQTVVEMERGLLLVMAISDGSALAVLASPDCDMGLVAYQMTLLVERAGQVLTPALRAELQSFRGR
- a CDS encoding sensor histidine kinase, producing MPTTVGVLLAGTRVVASVDSVAGYQRTAAAAEYSGGLRDLAQALGLERDRGAWASFQPSNKGLEESEEAQRKVVDALVKKVLLEVQAIDDSYGSRTVEAAKSVAYQLEGISELRRLPGTTRVERYSHMIAPLLKLHEELTLVSDDSEIIGNARALSALAYAKEEVSRQRARLLAGYYAPSLINPQEIEKFIASRSRMNEFEADFSVEASPANSSLLVTSMIDERVHRAELTKSRAIVLAGDPRYTGRLLPGSNEVKQWFSDNTAVLDLMRKVETKVAGDVVARARALEDTEQRTAIITSALILLLLLLVLGLTVVIARSMVTPLRRLRAEALEVAGFRLPEVVQRLRVSGDTRTPDIAPISVETTDEIGEVAKAFDEVHRQAVRLAAEESELRSNISAMFVNLSRRTQTLVERQISLIDGLEKGEEDGGRLADLFRLDHLATRMRRNSENLLVLAGHEPPRRRSRPAKLVDVVRASLSEVEDYERVQVKVHRTISVAGSAANDIVHLVAELVENAVQFSPRASRVVVSSSAIEGGGALLAVSDPGIGMTHEELVETNRRLADPPVVDVSVSRRMGLFVVGRLALRHGIRVQLRPQEGGGLVAMVLFPPEILVQEVQPVQTPSWGTEQAVSRDFSAQAPTGGPPVQRPSYGQAQPSFGQSSFGQAQPSFEQSSFGQGQSSFGQSSFGQGSFGQASIPDAPSFGSTSLPGDHTAPGRQDSAGHIDSSGAPAGGAPLPKRQVGGMKGNGGVSAPGSPSRGESSYEHEYEYEYEYEYEGPAAGTMPTVGVSPLEPEQEEYLPIFASVESAWFRRADGPGEQKDGPVEDKVPTSSAPVSRSGEPEAAWAEESMPPAGAEAGDPDGWDTPSDVGWQAAQAVSAPTLGGITAAGLPKRIPRANLVPGTAAPTPSSPMPSPSPDRVRNRLTSFQQGVRRGRAEVAEATTGSLMDKEEGS
- a CDS encoding GTP-binding protein; the protein is MDFAGSSRGGGLTSTKIVVAGGFGVGKTTFVGAVSEILPLTTEAVMTDASAGIDDLDLTPNKTTTTVAMDFGRLSLDRDLILYLFGTPGQHRFWFMWDDLVRGAIGAVVLIDTRRLAEGFPAIDYFEEAKLPFVVGINGWNGEFPHNEDEVREALTLAPHIPVVRTDARSRDSVKGTLITLVEHVLRVRAAYGTSA
- a CDS encoding P-II family nitrogen regulator — protein: MRLITAIIKPFKLDDVKAALEQFGVKGMTVSEASGYGRQRGHTEVYRGAEYQVDLVPKVRLEVLTEEDDAEDVIDVIVKAAQTGKIGDGKVWSVPVDTVIRVRTGERGPEAL
- a CDS encoding ammonium transporter; this translates as MKIDSGTTAWMLTATALVLLMTPGLAFFYGGMTRAKSVLNMMMMSFVSIITVTIAWVLYGHSLTFTDNGNELVNKFVGGFDALGLQSLVDTATKDDGTGMPSLVFSAFQLTFAIITVALISGAIADRAKFGAWVLFTIVWATIVYFPVAHWVWGNGWLFSLGIEDFAGGTVVHINAGAAALALALVLGKRAGWRKEPMRPHNLTLVLLGAGLLWFGWFGFNAGSELAVDGTAGLAFMNTQIATAAAAGAWLVVEKIRDGHATSLGVASGAVAGLVAVTPACGFVDPWAALILGLVAGAACAYAVGLKYKFGYDDSLDVVGVHLVGGVIGAVSLGFIAAYPFLEQQSTGLLYGGGIKQLGLQILGPVAVGAYSFIITWIIAKIIDKTMGFRIGAEEEIAGVDITSHAETGYDLGTIHSSGVAAVNGPAPTPASKKVDA
- a CDS encoding DUF742 domain-containing protein — translated: MRGIDGTEDDEPLFRPYTVTGGRSEPRFHLAMETLVSSSFIMEEDLALLSPEQDAIIRLCRSYRSVAEISALLRVPLGVARVLVADMVDEGFVRIHQPRLNGGQPDLNMLERVLSGLRRL